From Impatiens glandulifera chromosome 7, dImpGla2.1, whole genome shotgun sequence:
TTAATTCGACATGGATCTGTAACTTCTACATATTCAGGTGTTTTTCCCCCTTCAATCATCATCAAGTCACATAATAAGGAGAAAAATAGGATTCTCTAGGGTTGAGTTTTTTTATCCCCTACCCTgtgctttatttatttatgaaattagcCTTATTTCAATTCTCATTTTCCATGCTTATTATGTGACATTCATAAATTGTCATCCCCATTATTTGATTTCACATATGTCAATATTGATTAACTGGGATAATTTACTTGTTTCTAATGAAAAGAATTGTTTCAGTGGACAAAAGTGATCCTACAAAGAAGCGAAGGGTCGAGAGATCAAGAAAGTATGTGTACTATATACTAAATTCAGATTCAGATCCAAATGATAAACaccaataatttttaaatttctatcTGGCTTAACGTGAGACACGTCTGAATCCACTTGTTGATGCAGAATGGCAGAAGCTAAAGAGAGAAACCTGACTCCATCGCTTCCATCAGATATGCAGTCAATTCTGAAGAGATGTGAGAATCTTGAGAAGGAAGTTCGATCTCTCAAACTGAACTTGTCCTTCATGAATAGGTATGAAGAATGaacaccattttttttttaaaaaagcaCCCACAATGAAACTAAAATGGAACTCTTTGTTTTATGTATTTTGGAATTTACAGAAAGGACTCGGAGCAAACCAAACACATAGAAGAGCTTCAGAAACAAAATGACGAGTTAACTGATGAAAAAGAACGCCTCCTAGAAGAGATTGAGAGGATTATTTCGGAAACAGGAAACATATGAAACCATATTaaaactctttttcttctttgttgTAACATTTGGTCTCAAATATTTCTGGGTTAAAATTGTTATGGAACAATGAGCAATATCCATCAATTGAAAACccaagtttgaaaataaaaatacaaacagAACCTCTACAGGAATCATCATCTTTGTTGTATAGACTGATTTCGTTTCATACAaacatcaaataatctaacCACTATCTGTTTATTCTACTCCATAAACTATCTATACACATTAACATTCACTCCCCAACCAACAATCTacagaaaaaaaaggaaaaaaaagggTGTTAGGATAATTATAGGACTCGGTCTAATACATTTGGAAAGCCGAGCATTTTCAAATACTGAATGAGCAACCACCCTGCTAAGGAAAAATATGCAACAAACAGAAAAGCTCGTTTCGATTGGGCTGCAAAAAAATCTCTGGGGCGCAACCCAAGTTTAGAAAGCCGAGCCTTCAATAAGGGGACAATGCCTATCAAGCCAACTGATATCAAGGAAGTTAAGAAACCAGTTAATGCACCAGCTATTACTTCCCATTTCCAATATTCACTCCTTCCCCTCCCAGAAAACCAGGATAACAAGATTTGCATTGACCTGTCATGCCatagaaagaagaaaaattcaaattctcAATTCATGAAAACTACAACTTAGATAATACATTGcagatatatatttttcagtaacagtttaaaaaaaaaggcTAAGAAATGAAAATTAGATATATAGACATGCAGTTCTTTCTAAAGAATAAACAGCTATGTTCTTCGCCAATAGAGTACAGAATCTTGTATAATTTATACTCACAGTATGGAATATCGTTTGAGCATCTCAAATATGGATGGACCTTCAGCTTGGCAGTTAAAGAAATTGTCGGCATTAAGATTCACATTAGAAATACCAATGGTGTACCAACAGTCATAAGTCTTGTTCACCTAGAGAATAAGACAACATGTagatcattattttataatcaaatacaaaTTGTACACAAACAATAAACAAATTCAATAAGTTGGGAACCTCAAATATATCTCTGGTTGTCCATGCAGCTTCAAAGTTAGGCCTACAGTCAACTGGAAGGGCTTCGTTTGGAGCCTCGGCAAGTGCAAACCGGGTTTCGCCAGAATGATCACTATATGCAACCTACAATTTTTCATACactaattcattaatttttttaactaaagaAACTCAATATTAAAGCTGATTGATACTCTCAGGTGATGCCtttaatacatattaaaatCAACATTTCAAGAAGAAAATGTGAATATTGGCCTCTGGTTTAGATAAACAGACTGTTCCTAAGGTAACCAGGTTACAATCAGTAAGTTAGTTTGTAAATATCATTAAACTTGCAGACATGCACACTTATGCTTCACATCCAAAAGAGGAGCACAAGGAGTAATATGATGCACCAC
This genomic window contains:
- the LOC124910217 gene encoding uncharacterized protein LOC124910217 produces the protein MDSTAAEPNHQLVPRRDTCCFRRSLLFLSLAFISFFSFPCLVGFVSVSFQNLWIVNPISVPSQCKIISSSVDLRSSKVCKLGLLNYKANYVLYPFERKKFRCRYDYYWASVFKVAYSDHSGETRFALAEAPNEALPVDCRPNFEAAWTTRDIFEVNKTYDCWYTIGISNVNLNADNFFNCQAEGPSIFEMLKRYSILSMQILLSWFSGRGRSEYWKWEVIAGALTGFLTSLISVGLIGIVPLLKARLSKLGLRPRDFFAAQSKRAFLFVAYFSLAGWLLIQYLKMLGFPNVLDRVL